DNA from Elgaria multicarinata webbii isolate HBS135686 ecotype San Diego chromosome 8, rElgMul1.1.pri, whole genome shotgun sequence:
AGCTTTATTAATATTGCagcatttcaaactttttaaatgtttttttaatgttattagttattatttctaatgcTGCAAACCTAAACAATCTTATTAAAGACAGAAGAATCACtgaacttatttctgagcaagtatgaataggattgcatctgTAAAGGTACACTAGATGCTGTACAATACATACAATAGATATATCCCTGCCATAAACTTACAGGCTATAATTAGACTGTAGTTATAACTAATTTATTGGGATAGCTGCTCGCTGTATCTACAGGAATTCTACTGTGTTCAATATATCTCTAATATCCATATCCATAAGGAATTTTCTAGGGTGGTGGTGAGGATACATGTGgttctccagatattgttggaaagcaactcccatctttcctgaccattgaccatcctCTCTAGGACTGATGAGAATTGGAGTCAAACAACAGCTGGAGGGTcatgggttccccacccctgggctaaGGGTTCTAGGTTAAACTGTCACTGCTGTGTCCACTTGAGCTTAGATGATGTCCAAAACCTAGCTCCATTTGCTAATTTTCTTTTTTCGTTTGTTTATTTGAAGGAAATATTTCAAACATGGCTGATGCTAAACCCTCCTGGCTTGGAACAATTTTGCCTCTTGCCCTACTTTCTGCATTTATCTGTTTTGCCAATTCTGCTTCATTTCAACGTTACCAAAACATCCAGAAAGACCCAGAGTACCTTATGAAAAACTTGCAAAGGCTTCCAAGCCCAGATATGATCAAAGCGCTGGAATATATAGAAAACCTCAGAAAACAAACTAGCGATGGAGAAACAAGCCCAGATTATAACTCCTATCAAGGTCCCCCATTTGTTCTGCAGTCAAAAGAAAGCAAAGATCAGCACTACTTACCAGACAATCTAAGAGAACCTTTGTCAGAAGATGAGTCACAGTGGGTTAAGGCAATGTTTGAAGCCCTAAGACAAGGAGAAAAAGAATCAAAGGGTGCctcaaaagaaaacaaaccctATCCCATGAGTTCAGACAATATCTTCCTAGATGGAATGGCTGATGATTATGATGATCGTACTTGGCTTGATACACGGCACAGACATTCTAAGGTGCCACATACATACTTTGAAGAAAATTCCAGAGATAACCCTTATAAGCGGACAAATGAAATAGTGGAAGAACAGTACACACCCCAAAGTCTTGCTACTTTAGAATCAGTATTTCAGGAACTGGGGAAAATGATGGGGCCAAATAATCTAAAAAAGGAGAGGTTTGATGAGGAACAGAAATTGTATGCTGATGATGAAGATGACGCTTATAAAGGAAATAATATCGCTTATGAAGATGTGGTTGGAGGAGAAGACTGGAACCCAATAGAGGAGAAAGTGGAAAGTCAAACCCAAGAAGAGATAAGAGACAGTAAAGAGCAAATTGAgaaaaatgaagaggaaattgatGATGAAATGAAGAGATCAGAGGGCCCAGAGGATGGTATGAAAAGAGAGAACAAAGATCAGATATCAGATGATGTCTCCAAGTTGATGGATTATTATTTGAAAAAGATGATGAATGGTGCTGGGACTGACAACCTAAGAGCCAAGCAAAATGAAGACAAAAGAGCAGTCAGATTTTCTGGAAAGCAACTTGATCCTCAAGCTATTTATCAGTTAATAGAAATCTCAAGGAATTTACAAATCCCACCTGAGGATTTAATCGAGATGCTGAGAGCTTCAGATAAACATCAGAGTGAAAAAGAACAAGAACCTGAACTCCCAGAAGACACTGATGAGATCCCTGACATTAAGTTAGACAATTCGGATGTATTCAAAAATAAGATGAGTTCTTTAAATGGTTATAGAAAACAGCGACATAATTTTATGCCAGATAACCTGCCAGAAGATCTCAATATGGAAGATATCATCAATCTTTTAGGGACTGAAAATTTGGGTAATCAGAAACCCTCTTATCTTGAGAATCAactccaccaagaaaatggtttGCCAAGAGTATCCTACATGCCTGCAAGATCTAAAGGACATCAACTTCCCAAAGCTGCTTGGCTTAACCATTTGGAAAGACGACAAATGGAACAGGAAGCACTGAATGAAAAGGAAGAAGACTTGGCAGACTATTTAGCCAAAGTGCTGGCAAAATATCCTGAAGTCATCAATACAGGTCAAGTGAAACAACTTCCACTTGCAGTTTCATCTGAGGATGACTTGCAAGAAGATGATCAATTTGAGCAGGCCATCAAAGAACATCTAAACCAACTGGGAACTAGAGAATCAGACAAACTGACCTCACTCAGcaaaaggctgtcaatggcccAGGAGAATGATGACACACAAAACAGACCATATATGGATGAGGATATGCTAGCAAAGGTCCTAGAGTACCTAAACCAAGAGAAGTCTGAAAAGGGGAGAGACCACATTACCAAAAGGGCAATGGAAAATATGTAGTTGGTCCAACATTATTTCTCTTCATCGGATTGACTTCGACCCCAATTCAGTTGTGATTTATTTTCCTTTAAGAATTTGAGGCATGTTCAGACATTACACTTAGCTGCTTTATGCCATAGGAGTTATGGCACAAACATTTTCATGAGTAATGTTACACATATGAAACAGGAGCTCACAGAACTCAACTATAACTGCTTCTGGGATCTCTGATATAAGTTTTGGAATGTTAGAGATCGCAGGGATTCTCACAGCTGAGATCTATGAGTTTCAAGTAAACACAATGTATTGCTCATGAAACGTGCATGCCTAGAGGATTCCTGCAGATGCAAAAAGTGGCCCAGTTCTGTGTCTCAACTGGTCCAGTGGTAGATGATTTGTCATTGAACAGTCTGCGTAAACTTCTCTGAACTGTTCTGTTATTGGGTATCTTTAAATGTTCTAAATCTTGGTCAAGTAACAAatttcttcaatttttttaagaaacaggtTTATGAAATAAAGCGAAACTATGTAAAACAATGACCTCGATAGATCACGATAAAGACAGAGTGTCAGCTATAATATatgctgttttttaaattaattgaaATATTTTGTTATTGTCTGTGGTGTTTTTGTGGAGTattgaataaaaataaagcattatatatatatatagttttattTACAAAGCTTTTTCTATTCTGTGTTTTATGGTtgatgaataaatattatttctGGACAATAGATTGTGTTTTGCTTTGAGTTACTCATAGAGTGCTCTGCTGGACCCAAAGAGCATTTTGtaacacaatcctttgcatgttttcttGTAAGTAAATACtactgagttcagtagggcttactctcaAGAAAGTGTGCACAGATTGCAGCTAAAGTAGTCAAGGAACTACTGTTTGCTAGATCAGTTTAATTGGATAAGAATATTAAAAAGTTTGGATCTTTGCTCCACTCTTCTATAGTTTGACATTCTCCCAGTAGGGGCTGATTCAGTATAAGATATCCATTTAACTTGATTTACACCTCCTTCCAGACAGTATACTTGAAGGTTCAGTGGGAATAATGTTCAGTTCAGTTTTCTTGTTTATAACTCTtggtcaggaaaaaaaaacattacaaagGTAAAAATGGACAAAGAGATGTAGATCAAAGGAAAAGATGAATAATTCAGAACTAGCAAATACTCAGATTCCAAAATCAATGCAAGAGAGATCTGTGAGCATACTCAAAACCATCTGCAGGGTGCTTTCTAATTTGCACAGTCACATGAGTCTTTTGAGTATTTGGCTGCCAGAGAAGACAACCTGGGATGCACGTGCCTAACGTGGCCTTCGGACTTGCAGCTATTTGCCCTAATCCAGGAAGCTCCCACGCCTTCAGTGATCCTATGGACAGATTTGGATCTACATTCCTTTGTTTATTCACATATGCTTCCTCCATTGAAATATCTGCATTTGAGCTAGGGCCAGCATCAATGGTGGGTATGGTTGGACACCAGCCAACAGCCCACaactcagcaggggcccacggcCAAGAGCCCACTGGGCacgctcctcctcttcaccattgtaatctgatttttatcctgcctttcactTTGGCCTAGATGACAGTGGTGGCgtgaaggaagaggagcagatgCAACTGCCTACTTATTCACTGGCGCTCAGCCTATCAAGCAAGCCTGtgctggcaatgatgagaaagaggataaggagcaatagcagctggtaccaatgatggtgagaaggtagactccctgggcccattgagggtgtctttcccaagggccctccaaaactggACCCAGCATTGATTTGAGTACACACATATCTCTGATTCAGAATTATGTAGTGTATGTATGTGCATGGGAGCAGTGTggtaatcaatgggacttacatatGAGTAGTGTCTTCAGGATAACTTGATTCCTTGACTAAAATCCAAGTACTTTAGTTAACTGAACTGTGATTTATGTGAATCAATCTCTACTGAATCATATTAAAGGGCAAAATGTTTTTACTTCTAGATATGTTTATCTCCTTTGTGATAGATCAATCCACAAtccacaaccccaaaacaaaccatgggttatcatcaGGGGTTGTTCATATTTTGTTAGCGCAGCtaggttcagataacatgataacccacattttAACAAAAAAagcatggttcaatgacaacccatactcaacccttgtGTATGGGTTATCACGCTGTCTGAACCGTCTTTGTCTGTtcttgcagggctcttcttatgttcttatggatgggATGCTTATATTCAAAAGCCAGGCactaaaaatcccccccccccccagtctttaACTCAACTATGAGTTTTCATTCATTGTTGCATGGCAAAGAAACATGTCCAATGAACACATTCTCCTTTGGATGTCTTGTGTTCCTTCTTCCCTCTCCACATTTCAACCTTCAAATCTAATTTATTAGATTTCTGGTTTAGTCCTGTCTTGCAAACACCCAAATATTTTATATCAATTTCTTTCATCTTGATAGACTACAAATAAACATGGGAATTTCTTCCAGACAAAGTTAAATACTTTTATAACTCATGGATTTCAGTGGAAGAGTTAGAACATATGCTTTAGTCTctcacactgaaatcaattgggCCTAAACAGGCATAACCTTGATGGATTATGCCTATAGTTAGATACCCATAAGCATAATACCATGCTTTAGTCTTATGGGATACAGATTAGTAAAAAGAAGAGCTATGGGTCATACAATGCCAAATGTAATTCTTGTGAGCACAGTGAGGACTCTGATTTTCTTCCATTAATTATGATACCCTATGAACAAAAAGCTATTCACTGGATTGAATGCAGTTGTTGCTTTTCTCTCGTTGATTATAGAGCTGCCAAATTAAATGTATATTAAACCATAATAATCAAGGATTCAACAGTAAACCAAATATAAAAGGCTGCAATTCTGGGCATACTTGCCTGGGAGAAAGTCTCATtaagtgagacttacttccacaCAGACATGTAAAACATGGCGATCAGTCACACTGTCATGGGCTGTTAAGACAATCTAAGTTTAAGAAAATAAGGTATGATGGAAAAGTTTGATAGtatttctatacaacttttagtTGTTGCTTAAAATTAGATATTCCCAtgaattttgtttttatcttctcttctctaaataaataaaaggaagtgtttgtttgtatgtccttGATGGACTCGAAAACTGTACGTCCAACTGTTGTGAAagttttaggatttgttctaccacTATCTCGGGTGGTTTTAGGCATGAAAAATGTTGACCACTATTTGAACCAAAAAAGACATATCAAAATTTTTTAAGGATATACTGCTTCAGTATCGTTTGCgcgatttcaaccaaacttcccATCATGATACAGCACTGCAGTGAGCAGATTTTAACCACACAACATTtatgtttttcatgtttttagatatttctttaaaaaaacaaaacaagtcccAAATACTGACCAAAAAGTCAGGggaaaaaacatgttaaaatacagaaaaaagaacaagcgcagtttgaagccagggaagattagtaggccACGTTATAGGCCTGTTCCCTTCCCTGTGCTGTGAGGCAGCTCCATCTAAAGGGATTGGACtgaacagacccctccctcagaggGCTATAGGTGTGTACCATGGCAAGGGCCATGCCTGGGGGTGCCAGAAGCTGTGCTTTCACTCAGGCggggtgggcacaatgtgtaagtttgcttgaaggcttctctgagctcatttacaccaagcaggatattccactatgaaggtggtatgaaagcagtatataaaaggcaggagccacactgctgctttatagtggtattaaagtgcactgataactgttgaggcccattgacatataccataccactttcataccactatatcctgcttggtgtggctcctgcctttgatataccactttcattccacttccatagttcaatatcctgcatggtgtagatgagccctctgtgtaagtttgcttgaaggcttcttcTGTATCAACTTAAAGGcaattccaacccatgcaaacTCAGGTCTGTTCACTAGTCTAAGATCTATCTTCTCACCAAACATAAAGCATTGaacaattaataataaataacacaatAGACAAACAAACAGAGTGAATCCCACATTTGTCCTATTAAAAACTAAACGTCTAGCTCCCAAGTTCTTAACACAACAGCCTCATTTCCATTTCCCACTCATAAATGGATCTCTCTGAATATGATCATGAGCATGCCAGTCTATCAGCTACACAGTGGACTCAGCAGATAATACAATTACGAAACCCTCATATCCAGATGCAATATGCCACTGAATATCAATTGCTAGGGACAACAGATGGTATTCAAGAGGTAACATATCCCCAAGTGATGTACATATAACATTATTAATAACATAAATGTTTTGTGCGGTTGCTATTAAAGTCACACATCAGAGTTTGCAACTTGTatcctaaacaacaacaacaacaacctcttttTCCACGTGCTGATCCTTTTGTAACCAAAATGACACTACACCCCACAAAAGAAGTAAAGATAAACAGAATATTTTGCCAAAAAACATGGAGCATCATGGCAAGGATTGGAGTACCCAGATGGGGGCTGGTGATAAACAACTAAGAATAAAATTAAAGTATTTGAATTTACAGTTCATTACAGATTGGAAAGAATCATTACATTTGCAACACTTGAATGGGACCAGCAACTGTGTGTTTACAACTAGgaagtgaatgagagagagaagatgggggAGATTAACAGAACAGTGTATACGTAACAGAGACAAGTGGAGCAGGGAAACACATTTCTAATAAGACAGGAGGGCAGTAGAAGTCAGAAAAGAAGAGACACCTAATTGGGTTCAAGGCAGAGACCAAAATGCAGATAGCTCTAGACTCAAAGCAACATGTTTCAAACGTTAGGGCAGCAAGAGAGGAAAAATCACTAACAAGGCAAGAAAGGTTGAAGTGCAGATAGTTCATAAGGTGAAGGCAGTAGAAGAAAATTCTTTGTCAGGAGAATACCCATTGTGATCTGAGAGTTCATCTTGTGGACCATCAGGGTTACATAGGTTATTCCTTGTGAATGGGCTAGATGCCCTAGCCCTTAAACTTTGCTAGCAATAGGACACAGAAAGGGACAGGAGACTTAAGGGTAGACAGAGCCCTTTTAATTACCTTTTAGCCCCATATggtgacggctgacagaaagctcttgggtgggctggtccatgaagtcacgaagagttggaagtgactgaatgaataaacacacCCATATGGCACAGAAAGTTCCATGAAACCAAACTTGGGTTCTTCTTCAACCTTCCAAAACAGTCCAGAAATAGAGTGTTTGGGCAAAACTTGGGAGAAAAGAAGTTTTCTTGCTACCCAAGGGACCAGCTCTCGTCGTAGCTACGTGTTGGATGATGAACTGTGACAAATTTCCTTCTGATGGTAAAGAATTCCTTTTTA
Protein-coding regions in this window:
- the SCG2 gene encoding secretogranin-2; this encodes MADAKPSWLGTILPLALLSAFICFANSASFQRYQNIQKDPEYLMKNLQRLPSPDMIKALEYIENLRKQTSDGETSPDYNSYQGPPFVLQSKESKDQHYLPDNLREPLSEDESQWVKAMFEALRQGEKESKGASKENKPYPMSSDNIFLDGMADDYDDRTWLDTRHRHSKVPHTYFEENSRDNPYKRTNEIVEEQYTPQSLATLESVFQELGKMMGPNNLKKERFDEEQKLYADDEDDAYKGNNIAYEDVVGGEDWNPIEEKVESQTQEEIRDSKEQIEKNEEEIDDEMKRSEGPEDGMKRENKDQISDDVSKLMDYYLKKMMNGAGTDNLRAKQNEDKRAVRFSGKQLDPQAIYQLIEISRNLQIPPEDLIEMLRASDKHQSEKEQEPELPEDTDEIPDIKLDNSDVFKNKMSSLNGYRKQRHNFMPDNLPEDLNMEDIINLLGTENLGNQKPSYLENQLHQENGLPRVSYMPARSKGHQLPKAAWLNHLERRQMEQEALNEKEEDLADYLAKVLAKYPEVINTGQVKQLPLAVSSEDDLQEDDQFEQAIKEHLNQLGTRESDKLTSLSKRLSMAQENDDTQNRPYMDEDMLAKVLEYLNQEKSEKGRDHITKRAMENM